In one Mycobacteroides chelonae genomic region, the following are encoded:
- a CDS encoding IS701 family transposase: MTSATKVQAAPELFDTRPRVSPVDAMASVAAHVCPDVLRSLPRCDQRAKGEDYVTGLLKVRGRKSARNMAATMGQSMGREVSEQNLHHFVNSSTWDWWSVRRDLTSYLTSAYHPAAWVVTPMLIPKAGVHSVGVDRRYCPRAGRAVNGQLALSVWLAADGFAVPVSWRLHLSQPWLESATKKSKTSIPEDYPLESVSGCALTAFQEFLKVARPSNAPVVFDLLGANSADLTQLFGSLTHQVATSRVSGDLQLQIVDPAFVGYQGRVLPAAQIVQATKGSRRTEQYVYQGRRHLISIAKVQLADPSAARSRTPLTLVGMTPLDHSRARTELWLTNDPEFSTSSQAHQVALADHVQQGYLHLANRMGMQDFAGRSFTGWHRHATLVSIAATVGCLVSPGLASEQRTTNFPQLDGELRVQEALGILPTVTQ; this comes from the coding sequence ATGACATCTGCGACCAAGGTGCAGGCCGCACCCGAACTGTTCGACACACGTCCTCGTGTTTCTCCGGTCGACGCCATGGCGTCGGTGGCAGCGCACGTGTGCCCCGACGTGCTGCGATCACTGCCACGGTGCGACCAGCGGGCCAAGGGTGAGGACTATGTGACCGGTCTGCTGAAGGTCCGTGGCCGCAAGTCCGCGCGGAACATGGCCGCCACCATGGGCCAGTCCATGGGGCGCGAGGTGAGTGAGCAGAACCTGCATCACTTCGTCAACAGCTCCACGTGGGACTGGTGGTCGGTCCGTCGAGATCTGACGAGCTACCTCACCAGCGCCTATCACCCCGCCGCCTGGGTGGTCACGCCGATGCTGATTCCCAAGGCCGGAGTGCACTCGGTGGGAGTGGACCGCCGCTACTGCCCCCGCGCCGGGCGCGCGGTCAACGGTCAGCTGGCACTCAGCGTGTGGCTGGCGGCCGACGGCTTCGCGGTGCCCGTCAGCTGGCGTCTGCATCTCTCGCAGCCCTGGCTGGAATCGGCCACCAAGAAATCCAAGACCTCGATCCCCGAGGACTACCCGCTGGAATCGGTCAGCGGATGCGCACTCACGGCTTTCCAGGAGTTCCTCAAGGTGGCCCGGCCGTCGAATGCCCCGGTGGTCTTCGACCTGCTGGGCGCCAACAGCGCAGATCTGACCCAGCTGTTCGGCAGCTTGACCCACCAGGTCGCGACCTCACGTGTATCGGGTGACCTGCAACTGCAGATTGTCGACCCGGCGTTCGTCGGCTATCAGGGCCGGGTACTTCCGGCAGCACAAATCGTGCAGGCCACCAAGGGCTCGCGACGCACCGAACAGTACGTCTACCAGGGGCGCCGCCACCTGATCAGCATCGCGAAGGTTCAGCTGGCCGACCCGTCCGCGGCCCGTTCACGGACACCGTTGACTCTCGTCGGCATGACGCCGCTGGATCATTCGCGGGCTCGCACCGAACTCTGGCTGACCAACGACCCCGAGTTCTCCACCTCGTCTCAGGCGCACCAGGTGGCGCTGGCCGATCACGTGCAGCAGGGATACCTGCACCTGGCGAACCGCATGGGCATGCAGGACTTCGCGGGGCGCTCGTTCACCGGATGGCACCGTCACGCCACCCTCGTGTCGATCGCCGCGACGGTGGGATGCCTGGTGTCACCCGGTCTGGCGAGTGAGCAGCGAACCACGAACTTTCCACAGCTTGATGGCGAGCTGCGTGTCCAGGAGGCGCTCGGCATCCTGCCAACCGTCACCCAGTAG
- a CDS encoding carboxylesterase family protein, translating into MITRRALLGTTFALAGAAALAGCGSQASAADPQVSVTGGAIRGGTAGKVHVFRGIPYAQPPTGENRFRSPRPAVPWRNTLNTTRFGSDFIQPAGGDPVRQEDALYTNVWTPTVDAGAKLPVIVYIHGGGWSRGAGSLPVYDGAALAERAGAVVVNFNYRLGAFGFCGHPALEDPDTGLHTNWGLQDQIALLRWVGENAKAFGGDPANITLVGTSAGGASTWQLALHPQTRPLLRRIISVSQAHVWSPYLSLTPDDATAVFDALAAAQGVSVKNLKEVPADRIRDWWVGQFALPRSQRVVKSGRQYRGPVLDPVLLPAFDVNQPIPDIPTISIYTSTEGSFFTGPHAPDPQPQPTDAASLHAAFRDILEQGVSPLSDATVADAVAVYADSARQDGRPTDPLSLWTELWGDALIRHGILAFTRRATIERRAPLYLMEYAHPVKPPYFGVPHESTSPFLFGTYAHPSNVAKFGDGPKERETSAAFMDLVAEFVHGRAPASPRLPQWDPVGQDLRQLVLRDGAGTIATPTKTTQLGVLDAVQWGK; encoded by the coding sequence GTGATTACCCGGCGGGCGTTGCTAGGCACGACATTTGCGTTGGCTGGGGCGGCGGCACTTGCGGGCTGCGGCTCGCAGGCCAGTGCGGCGGATCCGCAAGTTTCGGTCACCGGTGGTGCGATCCGCGGGGGGACGGCCGGAAAGGTTCACGTCTTTCGCGGCATTCCCTATGCGCAGCCGCCGACCGGGGAGAATCGATTTCGTTCCCCGCGCCCGGCGGTTCCGTGGCGAAATACTTTGAACACCACACGGTTCGGCTCTGACTTCATCCAGCCGGCCGGCGGTGACCCGGTGCGCCAGGAAGACGCGCTGTATACCAATGTCTGGACGCCCACAGTGGACGCGGGGGCCAAGCTGCCGGTGATCGTCTATATCCACGGTGGCGGCTGGTCCCGGGGAGCGGGCAGTCTCCCGGTCTACGACGGGGCGGCACTCGCCGAACGCGCCGGAGCTGTCGTCGTCAACTTCAACTACCGGCTGGGTGCCTTCGGCTTCTGCGGTCATCCCGCGCTCGAAGATCCTGACACCGGACTGCACACCAACTGGGGTCTGCAAGACCAGATCGCACTGCTGCGGTGGGTTGGTGAGAATGCCAAGGCTTTTGGCGGCGACCCGGCCAACATTACGCTCGTCGGCACCTCGGCAGGCGGTGCCAGCACCTGGCAATTGGCCCTGCACCCGCAGACCAGGCCGCTGCTACGCCGAATCATCAGCGTCAGCCAGGCTCATGTCTGGAGCCCGTATCTGAGCTTGACGCCCGACGATGCGACGGCGGTATTCGACGCCCTGGCCGCGGCGCAGGGGGTTTCGGTCAAGAACCTCAAAGAGGTCCCGGCCGACAGAATCCGCGACTGGTGGGTGGGGCAGTTCGCCTTGCCGAGGTCGCAGCGCGTGGTCAAGAGCGGTCGGCAGTATCGCGGCCCGGTTCTGGATCCGGTGTTGCTTCCCGCCTTCGACGTCAATCAACCGATACCGGACATCCCCACCATCTCCATCTACACCAGCACAGAGGGGTCATTCTTCACCGGCCCCCACGCGCCCGACCCGCAACCGCAGCCGACGGATGCGGCGTCACTGCACGCTGCCTTCCGCGACATCCTCGAGCAGGGCGTATCGCCGTTATCCGATGCGACCGTTGCCGATGCTGTTGCCGTCTATGCAGATTCGGCACGACAAGATGGTCGGCCAACCGATCCGCTGTCGTTGTGGACCGAACTGTGGGGCGATGCGCTGATCCGGCACGGCATCCTTGCCTTCACCCGCCGCGCGACGATCGAGCGGCGTGCGCCGCTGTATCTGATGGAGTACGCACACCCGGTGAAGCCCCCATACTTCGGCGTACCGCACGAATCGACGTCACCTTTCCTCTTCGGCACCTATGCGCACCCTTCCAATGTGGCCAAGTTCGGCGACGGGCCGAAGGAGCGGGAAACCTCTGCCGCTTTCATGGATCTGGTCGCGGAGTTCGTACATGGCCGCGCACCGGCCAGTCCGCGCCTTCCGCAATGGGATCCGGTTGGCCAGGACTTGCGGCAGCTCGTGCTGCGGGACGGTGCCGGAACAATCGCCACCCCTACCAAGACCACACAGCTGGGCGTTCTTGACGCAGTCCAGTGGGGCAAGTGA
- a CDS encoding 3-deoxy-7-phosphoheptulonate synthase yields MEITGMTAPSLLLDTGRAVQQPVWENHAHLERVRAELSELPALIGADEIRTLRTLLSTVAQGRATIIQAGDCAEDPQESTNAHVARKVALLNVLAGTMRMKTHRPVLRVGRIGGQYAKPRSKPTETIDGVELPSFRGHLVNGPQPHPVHRRANPDRMLAGYWAANRVMGHLGWRVPSSLSVIEPPVWTSHEALLLDYEAPQLRRDGENRMVLTSTHWPWIGDRTRHLDGPHVELFSRIANPVACKVGPSMTTEDLLALCDKLDPEHESGRLTLIARLGASAVRDKLPELVAAVRESGHPVIWLCDPLHANTVSTESGYKTRHVQTAIDEVRGFREVLAEAGVHAGGLHLEATPDDVVECVLDGSQNHEVGQRYSTLCDPRLNTAQATEVVSAW; encoded by the coding sequence ATGGAGATCACGGGAATGACTGCGCCATCACTGCTGCTCGACACGGGACGTGCGGTACAACAGCCGGTCTGGGAGAACCATGCACACCTGGAACGTGTGCGTGCCGAACTCAGCGAGCTGCCCGCATTGATCGGGGCCGACGAGATCAGGACCCTGCGCACGCTGCTGAGCACCGTCGCTCAGGGCCGCGCCACCATCATTCAGGCGGGCGATTGCGCGGAGGATCCGCAGGAGTCGACCAATGCGCACGTGGCCCGCAAGGTGGCACTGCTCAACGTACTCGCCGGCACGATGCGGATGAAGACTCACCGGCCGGTGCTGCGGGTCGGACGCATCGGCGGCCAATACGCCAAGCCGAGGTCCAAGCCCACCGAGACGATTGACGGTGTCGAACTGCCCTCTTTCCGTGGACATCTCGTCAATGGTCCGCAACCTCATCCGGTGCATCGGCGCGCCAATCCGGATCGGATGCTCGCCGGCTATTGGGCCGCGAACCGGGTGATGGGTCATCTGGGTTGGCGGGTGCCGTCCTCGCTCTCGGTCATCGAGCCGCCGGTGTGGACGTCCCACGAGGCGCTGCTGCTGGATTACGAGGCTCCGCAGCTGCGCCGCGACGGCGAGAACCGCATGGTGCTCACGTCCACGCACTGGCCCTGGATCGGTGACCGGACCCGGCATCTGGACGGTCCGCATGTCGAATTGTTCTCGCGCATCGCCAATCCTGTGGCATGCAAGGTGGGGCCGTCGATGACGACCGAGGATCTCCTCGCGCTGTGCGACAAGCTGGATCCGGAGCACGAGAGTGGGCGGTTGACGCTGATCGCCCGGTTGGGTGCGTCGGCTGTGCGCGACAAACTGCCGGAATTGGTTGCCGCGGTCCGTGAATCCGGACACCCCGTTATCTGGCTGTGCGATCCGCTGCACGCCAATACCGTGTCCACCGAGTCCGGGTACAAGACGAGGCATGTCCAGACGGCCATCGATGAGGTCCGCGGCTTCCGCGAGGTGCTTGCCGAGGCGGGTGTGCACGCGGGTGGGTTGCACCTGGAAGCCACACCTGACGACGTGGTCGAGTGCGTCCTCGACGGCTCGCAGAATCACGAGGTAGGTCAGCGGTATTCGACGCTGTGCGATCCGCGCCTCAATACCGCGCAGGCCACCGAAGTGGTGTCGGCATGGTAG
- a CDS encoding SDR family NAD(P)-dependent oxidoreductase — MVAVVTGAGGGVGSRVVTTLARRDERVVAVDVDEVAIKQLVGYAADEGLDIIGQVLDITDDTAVAVGVSDIESRIGPITSLVNGAGVLRTGAAVEFSDADWARTFDVNVRAPFVLSREVARYMIPRRAGSIVTIASNAALVARKGMTAYAASKAAANAFTKSLGLELAEHGIRCNVVAPGSTDTPMLRAMLGDSSDSGLVAGSLDDFKPGIPLGRIAQPQHIADAVAFLSSDQAAHITMHTLVVDGGATLGV; from the coding sequence ATGGTAGCGGTGGTCACCGGCGCAGGCGGGGGAGTCGGATCTCGGGTGGTGACCACCTTGGCTCGTCGGGACGAGCGGGTTGTCGCGGTGGATGTCGATGAAGTCGCCATCAAACAGCTCGTCGGGTATGCCGCCGACGAGGGGTTGGACATCATCGGACAGGTGCTCGACATCACCGACGACACCGCGGTGGCCGTCGGGGTATCGGACATCGAGTCTCGGATCGGACCGATCACCTCATTGGTGAATGGTGCTGGAGTGCTGAGAACAGGTGCAGCGGTGGAGTTCTCCGATGCCGACTGGGCACGGACCTTCGACGTCAACGTGCGCGCTCCCTTTGTTCTGAGCCGTGAGGTGGCTCGATATATGATCCCGCGCCGCGCAGGGTCGATCGTGACGATCGCCTCCAATGCCGCCCTGGTGGCTCGCAAGGGGATGACGGCATACGCCGCTTCCAAGGCTGCGGCCAACGCGTTCACCAAGAGCCTGGGGCTGGAGCTCGCCGAGCATGGAATCCGATGCAACGTAGTGGCACCCGGCTCGACGGACACTCCCATGCTGCGCGCCATGCTGGGCGATTCCTCGGACTCCGGATTGGTTGCCGGCAGCCTGGACGACTTCAAGCCTGGGATTCCCCTGGGGCGCATCGCACAACCACAACACATCGCCGACGCTGTGGCCTTTCTTTCTTCCGACCAAGCCGCCCACATCACCATGCACACGCTGGTGGTCGATGGCGGCGCGACGTTAGGGGTTTGA
- a CDS encoding isochorismatase family protein, whose amino-acid sequence MTTATRGIPIIAEYDLPTVDLLPANTATWQIDPARAVLLIHDMQRYFLAPLPVSLRDQLVSNVVAIRDRSVAAGIPIAYTAQPGSMTQEQRGLLKDFWGPGMRVDEEHRQIVDPIAPDAGDWVFTKWRYSAFHRSALLERMHAAGRDQLVICGVYAHVGVLMTAVDAFTNDIETFLVADAIADFDDESHWMALEYAARRCAVLTVTDEVLT is encoded by the coding sequence ATGACCACTGCCACCCGCGGCATCCCGATCATCGCCGAGTACGACTTGCCGACCGTGGATCTACTGCCTGCGAACACGGCGACATGGCAGATCGACCCTGCACGCGCCGTGTTGCTCATTCACGACATGCAGCGCTATTTCCTGGCGCCGCTGCCTGTGTCGTTGCGTGATCAACTGGTGAGCAATGTGGTGGCCATCCGCGACAGGTCGGTGGCCGCGGGCATCCCGATCGCCTACACCGCTCAGCCTGGCAGCATGACCCAGGAGCAGCGTGGCTTGCTCAAGGACTTCTGGGGCCCCGGTATGCGTGTAGACGAGGAGCACCGTCAGATCGTCGATCCGATCGCACCCGACGCGGGTGACTGGGTCTTCACCAAGTGGCGCTACAGCGCCTTCCACCGTTCGGCGCTGTTGGAACGGATGCACGCAGCGGGACGTGACCAGTTGGTGATCTGCGGCGTCTACGCACATGTGGGTGTGTTGATGACGGCGGTGGACGCGTTCACCAACGATATCGAGACCTTCCTGGTTGCCGACGCGATCGCCGATTTCGATGACGAATCGCACTGGATGGCTTTGGAATACGCGGCACGACGGTGCGCCGTGCTGACCGTCACGGACGAGGTGCTGACATGA
- a CDS encoding anthranilate synthase family protein: MSDLLGRVLAGATGPFALLYRPESGAPDAVDVVTGTVTSVERIADLPLRDGHSGHDLLALVPYRQIAERGFVAPDDGAPLLALAVEQQESAPLSEVLDRIPEYPVVVGHSDFDIDDEEYARLASGIIAEEIGQGAGANFVLKRNLLVQLHDYSINTALTLFRRLLEREKGAYWTFLVSTGEQVFIGATPERHISVQDSLAVMNPISGTYRYGANGPNLDAVMEFLADTKESDELYMVVDEELKMMARICPDGGQVQGPYLKEMARLAHTEYLISGVTDRDPREILAETMFAPTVTGSPLENACRVIQRYEPKGRRYYSGVAALVSTDTAGVRQVDSAILIRTAEIAPDGALTAGTGATIVRHSNPASEAAETRSKAAGLLSALTTRRELRSHPRVTEALASRNTGIGTFWLGHGSGENAASLVGRTALVVDAEDTFTSMIGLQLRALGLRVDIRRFDEDIQPGAHDILVLGPGPGDPTEIDVPKIATLTALTKTALTQRIPFLSICLSHQVLCRQLGLPVRRREQPNQGVQRQIDLFGTERHVGFYNTFAAVTSGEWVDTPAGRVQISADAATGEVHALRAKRFASIQFHAESILTRDGVGIFGELLTPLATGVPVLA; encoded by the coding sequence ATGAGCGATCTACTGGGACGTGTATTGGCGGGAGCAACCGGGCCATTCGCCTTGCTGTACCGCCCGGAATCCGGCGCACCCGATGCCGTCGACGTCGTCACCGGCACGGTGACGTCCGTCGAACGGATCGCCGACCTTCCGTTGCGCGACGGGCACAGTGGGCATGACCTGCTGGCCTTGGTGCCGTACCGGCAGATTGCCGAGCGCGGATTTGTAGCGCCCGATGACGGTGCTCCACTACTGGCGCTTGCCGTCGAGCAGCAGGAGTCGGCGCCGTTGTCGGAGGTATTGGACCGAATTCCCGAGTATCCGGTAGTGGTGGGCCACAGCGATTTCGACATCGACGACGAGGAGTACGCGCGTCTGGCCTCGGGAATCATCGCCGAGGAGATCGGCCAGGGGGCGGGCGCCAACTTCGTGCTCAAGCGGAACCTGTTGGTCCAGCTGCACGACTATTCGATCAACACCGCGCTGACGCTCTTTCGGAGACTGCTGGAGCGGGAGAAGGGCGCGTACTGGACGTTCCTGGTGAGTACCGGCGAGCAGGTATTCATCGGCGCGACCCCCGAACGCCATATCAGTGTGCAGGATTCGTTGGCCGTGATGAATCCGATCAGCGGAACGTATCGATACGGTGCCAACGGCCCGAACCTGGATGCGGTCATGGAGTTCCTCGCCGACACCAAGGAATCCGACGAGCTCTACATGGTGGTCGATGAAGAGCTGAAGATGATGGCCCGAATCTGCCCGGACGGTGGGCAGGTGCAGGGACCGTACCTGAAGGAAATGGCGCGGCTCGCGCACACCGAGTATCTGATTTCCGGTGTTACTGATCGAGATCCGCGTGAGATTCTGGCCGAGACGATGTTCGCGCCGACGGTGACGGGAAGCCCACTGGAGAACGCGTGCCGTGTCATTCAACGGTATGAACCCAAGGGGCGCCGGTACTACAGCGGCGTTGCCGCATTGGTCAGCACAGATACCGCCGGTGTGCGGCAAGTGGATTCGGCCATCTTGATCCGCACCGCGGAGATCGCACCGGATGGTGCGCTTACCGCCGGCACCGGCGCCACCATCGTTCGGCATTCCAATCCCGCGAGCGAGGCCGCTGAAACCCGCAGCAAGGCGGCCGGATTGCTCTCCGCTCTGACGACACGCCGGGAACTTCGCAGCCATCCCCGTGTTACGGAGGCGCTGGCCAGCCGCAACACCGGCATCGGGACCTTCTGGCTTGGACACGGATCGGGAGAGAACGCCGCGAGTCTGGTGGGCCGCACCGCGCTGGTGGTCGACGCCGAGGACACGTTCACCTCGATGATCGGATTGCAGTTGCGGGCCTTGGGTTTACGTGTGGATATCCGCCGATTTGACGAGGATATCCAACCCGGCGCACATGACATCCTGGTGCTCGGCCCCGGCCCGGGCGATCCGACGGAAATCGATGTTCCGAAGATCGCGACACTGACCGCCTTGACGAAGACCGCACTGACTCAGCGCATTCCGTTCCTATCGATCTGCCTGAGTCATCAGGTGCTCTGCCGGCAGTTGGGCCTGCCCGTTCGTCGTCGGGAGCAGCCCAATCAGGGTGTGCAGCGGCAGATCGATTTGTTCGGAACCGAGCGACATGTGGGGTTCTACAACACCTTCGCCGCGGTGACGAGCGGCGAGTGGGTCGATACGCCCGCAGGACGGGTGCAGATCAGTGCCGATGCCGCGACAGGCGAGGTTCATGCGTTGCGCGCCAAGCGGTTTGCATCCATCCAGTTCCACGCCGAGTCCATCCTCACTCGCGATGGCGTGGGGATCTTCGGTGAGTTGCTCACGCCGCTGGCGACGGGTGTTCCGGTACTAGCATGA
- a CDS encoding amidohydrolase family protein — MRIDIHAHLWSDDYLSLLDEYGRAGTDVHRGLGAGATRTDLDGRFALMDEAGVDLQILSATPASPHFEDETAAVESARFVNDEYAKLASEYPGRFRALASLPLPHIPAALEELSRAIDDLGMYGASITTSVLGRSIADPLFDPLYEELNSRGAILFVHPAGCGADSSLITDHSLTWSIGAPIEDTIAIMHLIVAGIPSRYPDMKIVTCHLGGALPMVLERANRQVTEWEATHCPEAPKDAARRLWFDTVGHDHTPALRAAVASLGADRLVFGSDFPYQGGPRYVSSATYIQEGLSAEDASLILDRNGAELLGLVGD, encoded by the coding sequence GTGCGCATAGACATTCACGCTCACCTGTGGTCTGACGACTATCTGTCGTTGCTCGACGAGTATGGGAGGGCCGGTACCGATGTCCATCGGGGCCTGGGTGCCGGGGCGACGCGTACCGATTTGGATGGACGTTTCGCGCTGATGGATGAGGCGGGTGTCGACCTGCAGATCCTCTCGGCTACACCGGCATCGCCTCATTTCGAGGACGAGACGGCCGCCGTCGAGAGTGCCCGGTTCGTCAACGACGAGTACGCGAAGCTCGCCAGTGAGTATCCGGGACGGTTCCGCGCGCTGGCGTCACTGCCGCTACCCCACATCCCGGCGGCGTTGGAGGAGCTGAGCCGTGCGATCGACGATCTGGGCATGTACGGCGCGTCGATCACGACCTCGGTACTTGGCCGGTCGATAGCCGATCCGCTATTCGATCCGCTGTACGAGGAACTGAATAGCAGGGGCGCAATACTTTTCGTGCATCCAGCAGGGTGCGGTGCGGACTCGTCTTTGATCACCGATCACTCGCTCACCTGGTCGATCGGGGCGCCGATCGAGGACACGATCGCCATCATGCACCTTATCGTCGCGGGCATCCCGTCGCGTTATCCGGATATGAAGATCGTGACGTGTCATCTGGGCGGGGCCTTACCGATGGTGCTGGAGCGCGCGAACCGTCAGGTGACCGAATGGGAAGCGACACATTGTCCGGAAGCACCCAAGGATGCCGCCCGGCGGCTGTGGTTCGACACGGTGGGGCATGACCACACTCCCGCGCTGCGGGCCGCTGTCGCATCGCTCGGCGCCGACCGGTTGGTATTCGGATCGGACTTCCCGTACCAGGGAGGCCCCCGGTACGTCAGTTCCGCGACCTACATCCAGGAGGGTCTGTCGGCCGAAGACGCGTCGCTGATCCTGGATCGCAATGGAGCTGAGCTGCTGGGGCTGGTCGGCGATTAG
- a CDS encoding acyl-CoA thioesterase, with amino-acid sequence MAEIPTLAEFPLHSHDKLRYADTDRQGHINNSVFSTLLETGRVEFLHDSTRRILEPNRAFVIARLEIDFLGEMLWPGQVTIGTAVDSVGRSSLKLRQAIFQENRCVARALSVIVLMDESSRLSTPFSEDVRSRLSESASNSAPQPHSDTNA; translated from the coding sequence ATGGCTGAAATTCCAACTCTTGCAGAGTTTCCGCTGCATTCACACGACAAGCTGCGTTATGCCGATACGGACCGGCAAGGACACATCAACAATTCCGTTTTCTCCACCTTGCTGGAAACCGGGCGAGTCGAGTTTCTACACGACAGCACAAGACGAATCCTGGAGCCAAACAGGGCGTTTGTTATCGCACGTTTGGAGATCGATTTCCTGGGCGAGATGCTATGGCCAGGCCAAGTAACTATCGGCACAGCGGTGGATTCCGTCGGGCGCAGTTCACTCAAACTCCGCCAAGCCATCTTTCAGGAAAACCGGTGTGTCGCGAGAGCCCTCTCTGTCATTGTTTTGATGGATGAAAGCTCGCGCCTCTCGACACCATTCTCCGAGGATGTTCGGTCACGCCTTTCCGAGTCGGCATCGAATAGCGCACCGCAACCGCACTCCGATACAAACGCCTAA
- a CDS encoding aminotransferase class I/II-fold pyridoxal phosphate-dependent enzyme has translation MSFLSLGPDELAAQHRLQQENYSQLKAKGLSLDLTRGKPAPEQLDLSNGLLALPGDGDYLDGNGTDTRNYGGGNGLPELRAIFGELLSVPAPNLIAANNASLSLMHDVIVYALLHGTVDSPRPWVEEPSLKFLCPAPGYDRHFAITESFGIEMIPVPLREDGPDVDLIEELVASDPTIKGMWSVPVFSNPTGTVYSWEVVRRLAQMNTAAPDFRLFWDNAYAVHTLTHDFVRNVDLLGLAETAGHPNRPLIFASTSKITFAGAGVSFMGGSLANIAWYLQHAGKRSIGPDKVNQLRHLRFFGDAEGVKLHMQKHQQILAPKFELALEILDDRLSESKIASWSEPKGGYFISLDVLDGTAKRTVALAKEAGIALTEAGATFPYRNDPNDRNIRLAPSFPPLETVGAAVDGLATCALLAATEKLLERAN, from the coding sequence GTGTCATTCTTGTCGCTCGGACCCGACGAACTCGCAGCTCAGCATCGGTTGCAGCAGGAGAACTACAGCCAGCTCAAGGCCAAGGGGCTCTCGCTGGACCTCACTCGTGGCAAGCCGGCGCCCGAGCAGCTGGATCTGTCGAACGGCCTGCTGGCGCTGCCCGGTGACGGCGACTACCTCGACGGCAATGGCACCGATACGCGCAACTACGGCGGCGGTAACGGCCTTCCGGAGCTGCGTGCAATCTTCGGTGAGCTACTCAGTGTTCCCGCGCCCAACCTGATCGCGGCCAACAACGCCAGCCTTTCCCTCATGCACGACGTGATCGTGTACGCGCTGCTGCACGGAACCGTCGACTCACCCCGGCCGTGGGTTGAGGAGCCGTCACTAAAGTTCCTGTGCCCGGCGCCCGGATACGACCGTCATTTCGCAATCACCGAATCCTTCGGCATCGAGATGATTCCGGTACCGCTGCGCGAGGACGGCCCCGACGTGGACCTCATCGAGGAGCTCGTCGCCTCCGACCCGACCATCAAGGGCATGTGGAGCGTTCCCGTCTTCTCGAACCCCACCGGAACCGTCTACTCGTGGGAGGTCGTTCGCCGGCTGGCCCAGATGAACACGGCGGCACCGGATTTCCGGCTGTTCTGGGATAACGCCTACGCGGTACACACCCTGACGCATGATTTCGTCCGGAATGTGGACTTGCTGGGGCTCGCCGAGACCGCCGGACATCCCAACCGCCCGTTGATCTTTGCGTCCACCTCGAAGATCACCTTCGCCGGAGCCGGCGTCAGTTTCATGGGCGGATCACTGGCCAACATCGCGTGGTACCTGCAGCACGCCGGTAAGCGCAGCATCGGGCCCGACAAGGTGAATCAGCTGCGGCACCTGCGCTTCTTCGGCGATGCCGAGGGCGTCAAGCTGCACATGCAGAAACATCAGCAGATCCTCGCGCCCAAATTCGAGCTGGCGCTTGAGATCCTGGACGACCGATTGAGCGAGAGCAAGATCGCATCGTGGAGTGAGCCCAAGGGCGGATACTTCATCAGCCTCGACGTGCTGGACGGCACCGCCAAACGCACGGTGGCCCTGGCCAAGGAGGCCGGGATCGCGCTCACCGAGGCGGGCGCCACGTTCCCGTACCGAAATGACCCGAATGACAGGAACATTCGTCTGGCACCGTCGTTCCCGCCGCTGGAGACCGTCGGCGCCGCCGTCGATGGTCTGGCGACGTGCGCGCTGCTGGCGGCAACCGAGAAGCTGCTGGAGCGTGCCAACTAG